The Gadus macrocephalus chromosome 21, ASM3116895v1 genome has a segment encoding these proteins:
- the LOC132449986 gene encoding uncharacterized protein LOC132449986, with protein sequence MLHDKSLYRVSTTKKGWRASREDYQKRKADLVVINSREELAFVSRLMDTSWIGLSDREKEGTHKWVDGTPVTSSWRHVKPRDDGGARDCVVAGEDGWSEEPCNRLHHWICEKVLDLDHLEAERNKEGSVMPTEEEEAPSITEFHSSTQVLPVGQTARYTCHAGGTPEPTVEWLHNGRPLERDGTDDQSEAWVERGFLFVRGGRYGVNTVCCMASNSAGTANHSAELLVFDACDLTLDPNTANGLLSLSEDNRKVTWVGEDQSYPDHPDRFDSQRQVLGREALTGRCYWEVEWGGGVVIGVTYRGITRRGAGGDSGLGGNNKSWVLYCDDDGYSARYDGTETDLPLPPAGSTRVGVYLDRPAGSLSFYRVSPGGGGSSDTLTHLHTFWSSFTQEDLLPGLWVWGWVGSSASLCRL encoded by the exons ATGCTTCACGACAAGAGTCTCTACCGTGTTTCTACTACTAAGAAGGGCTGGAGGGCCAGTAGAGAAGACTATCAGAAGAGAAAGGCAGACCTGGTGGTCATCAACAGCAGAGAAGaactg GCGTTTGTCAGCAGATTGATGGATACTTCCTGGATTGGACTGAGTGatcgagagaaagaggggaccCACAAGTGGGTGGATGGTACCCCCGTGACCTCAAG TTGGAGACACGTTAAACCACGCGATGACGGCGGAGCAAGAGACTGTGTCGTAGCAGGGGAGGACGGCTGGTCTGAAGAACCGTGTAACAGACTGCACCACTGGATCTGTGAGAAGGTCCTAGACCTGGATCATCTGGAGGCTGAGCGGAACAAAGAGG GTTCAGTGAtgcccacggaggaggaggaggcccccagCATCACAGAGTTCCACTCCTCTACCCAAGTGTTGCCCGTGGGCCAAACGGCCCGCTACACCTGCCACGCCGGCGGCACGCCGGAGCCCACAGTAGAGTGGCTCCACAACGGCAGGCCCTTGGAGAGGGACGGCACAGACGATCAATCAGAGGCCTGGGTGGAGAGGGGCTTCCTCTTCGTCAGAGGTGGGAGGTACGGCGTGAACACGGTCTGTTGCATGGCGAGCAACAGCGCTGgcacggccaatcacagcgctgaGCTTCTTGTCTTTG atgcctgtgacctcacactggaccccaacacggccaacggactcctctctctgtctgaggacaacaggaaggtgacgtgggttggagaggaccagtcgtatccggatcacccagacagaTTTGACTCCCAGCgccaggtgttgggtagagaggctctgactggccgctgttactgggaggtagagtggggaggaggggttgttataggagtgacatacagaggaatcacaaggagaggagcgGGTGGTGACAGCGGGCTTGgagggaacaacaagtcctgggttctttattgtgatgatgatggttactctgcccggtacgacggtacagagacagacctccctctcccccccgctggctccaccagagtaggagtgtatctggaccggcctgctggctctctgtccttctacagagtgtccccaggtggaggagggtcctcagacacactgacacacctccacaccttctggtcctccttcacccaggaggacctcctcccggggctctgggtctgggggtgggtggggtcctcagcctctctgtgtcggttgtag